CAAAGTGCACAGCACCGGGCGACGGGAGCGGGCCAGGCGGGGCGCAGCGGACGGCCTGGCGGCCGTCCGGGAGGGCGGCGAGGGCCTAGGGGAGGTGCAGACCGGGGCTGTCGCCGTGGAGCCCTCGTTCAGTACGGGGCGCGGGCGCGGGTGGTAAAGGGTGAAGGCGGTCTCGGTCATGTCGATCGTCTTCGCGGTGATGACCAGCGCGGCCTTGACGGAGCCGGTGAACCTCACCCAGTTGGTGTTGCCGTCGGTGGCCATGATCTCGCGGTCCAGGACCGCGAGGGTGCCGGTCAGGTCGCCGTGCCAGTGGAGCTGCAGGCACTCCAGAACAGTTCGGCGTGTACCCCTCCGACGGAGGTGAGCGTGCCGGCCGTGTGCACGATGTCGCCGTACCCGGGCATGCGCAGTTTCCCGTTCGACAGTTCGCCTTCCGGGACGCCGGCGGCGCGGAGCAGCCCCTTGATCCGGTTCTGGCGTTTCTCGTAGTCCGCCAGGACCTGACCCAGCAGCTCGGCCTTCGCCGCGTTGCTCTTCAGGTCCGCGAGGCGCATCCGCAGGCACCGGTGTACCCGCTCGCGGCGGGAGGCGGGACCGAGCAGCCACAGCGCCCGGGCCGCGTTCTCCAGGGCCGCGCGCAGCAGGGTGAACGAGGCATGGGTGGGCAGCAGCATCTTGCGGTGACCGTCGCTCTCCGTTCCGCTCACGAGTGCGGCCAGGGCCTGGAGGTGGTCGACGGCCACCACCAGGGCGTGGTGGGCGCTGTGGGAGACCTGGTGCGGGTCGGTCTTCATATCGTCGCCGGCGAGTGCGCTGCCGACCGCCACGCTCCACCCGGGCCAGGGGCCTGCGGTGCGCTCGCCGAGCGGCACGACACGCTCGAAGTGGCGCAGCAGAGCACGCAGGAGGACCGTCTCGTCTTCGTCCTTCTCCGGGTTCGTCATACCCCGGCAGGCTAGGAGGCCCTGACCAGCGGAAGCCAATCATTTTGCCGCCACAGCCCGTACGGACGGACGAAGCCTGCTCAGGTCCAGCTAGGGCATCGACCCTACTCAGGACCGGGCGCAGCAGAACCTCCCTCAGGGCCGGACGGCGGCCCGACCGCAGCGGCGCCCGCGTGCTGGGGCAGGCCGGCGCGGCGCGGCCCGCCGAAGGCTGGCCCTGGCATCCAGCAGTTGGGGGCCAGCCGCCTGGACGGCGGCAGGCGGGCACGCTCCGCTCGGCGGGGACGGCAGCGAGAGCACAGACCCAACTGGCCCCAACAAGCCGAACACCGGCCACCGGCAACGAGCCCTCACCCAGCCGTTCCACTCCGAACCAAGAAAAGCCATGCAGTCAATTCGTAAAAATACGAGATCCGAAATTCCAAGCCGAACAAGCGCCAGAAAAGACCGCCCACCCGCCCGACCTGGCCGGCACCACCCCCGGCCCCACAATCCACCACGTACAGTGACCAAGCCCTGTCGGACACCGGCCCGGCGAAGCACCCGACAGGTCCAACCAAAGGTCTAAATAATTCGGCGTTTATGGCTGTTTCACGCCCCTCTATCTCGACAGGTCACACCTTCGCCGTCGTGAGAGGGCAGTCCGCCCCCGCAGCCGGGCCGGAAGCAGACCGGGCAGGGCCGGGTCTTGGCGGCTGGTGCCGGGCACCGCCTGCGGTCGACGCAGCGGGGCGCCCTGGCCGCAACGAGGACGGTGCCCACCCCCGATGCCCGCCAGCGCGCTGACGGCCCGCCAGGACCCTGCCTCGGCCACCTGGACAGGGTCGGCAAGCTAGGCCTGACCGGGGCCAGGTCCCGCGCTCAGGGCGGTTGCAGGGGCCCTCGCGGCGCTCCCCGGTCCCGGCTGCGGCCCGTACCCGCCGCAGCCGGGCGAACGGCTGTGGCGGGCCGGAGTGGCGCACGGCGACGCGGGATTCGCACCGGCCTCTTCTGAGACGTCGGGGACCGGGCAGGGCCGGTCTGGGCGGCGGCGCTGGGGCACCGCCTGCGGTCGGCGCAGCAGCGCGCCCTGGCCGGGCGGGGAACGGCTGGCCGGACCCGATGGCCGCTCGGGCGCTGACGGCCCGCCGGCGCCCTGCCGTGGCTCCCTTGAACGGGGTCAACATCCGAAGCGGCGGGCGAGGGCCGGACAGTGCGCTCAGGACGGCTCCAGGGACCTCACTGCAGCCCCGGACGCCGAACGGGGCCACCCCGCCACGGCTGGTCCCGCGAACGGATGTGGTGGGCCCACAAAGACGCACGATGCAGCGGACCCGCGCCAGCCTCTACGGAGGCGCTGGGGACCGTCCAGAACGGCGCCTGGCCCGGGCAGCACGCTGTGCTGGCCGGCGGCTCCGTGGCTGTCCCAGCAGCTGCAGAGCGCCGCGACGACCGAGCCGCCGGGGGCCGCCAGACGAAGGCACGGGCGGATGCCCCTGGCCGCCCGCGGGCCGGAACAGGGCGCAGCGGGCCGGGTTCCGGGCCCGCTGCCGGAGGTGGTGGGCGGGTCCCGGTGGCGGGTCGGGAGCGCCCTGGGCAAGTGGGGCGGATCTGCTTCTTTGATTCGGTGTTCAGACTGCTCATAGCGGTCAGAGTCGGTTCGGTTGGCGCCGCCACTGGTCTGACGTACGTAGGCGATCGTGAATCAATCCAGGGCAAGCAGGTGGCGTCCGGGGGCGCCCACGCGCCATGGTTGATCCAGGTCGCAGGAGGCGCCCGGCGCCTGCCGAATCCGGTGCGGTGAACGCGCTCTGGCGGCCGCTCAGATCCGTCCCTCTCCACATTCCGACAGGAGTTCCTCACCCATGCCCAAGCCCGGCCCCGCCCGCCTGTTCTGTGTCGGCCTTCAGGACCGCGTCCGCGGCATCCCGGCCGGCGCCCGACGCCGCTTGGTGGTCATCGTCGTCCTGCTCACCGCGGCTGCAGCCATCGCGCTCGGCGCGGACGTCTCCACCGTGGTCGAGGTCCTCGCGCTGCCGCCGTCCGCGGTGAGGCTCGCGGACCTGGCCGTCGGCGGCTGGGCCAACCGGCGGCGCAGCCGGGCCGCCCTGCAGGGGCGGTGAGCGCGGCCGTGGGACGCCCCGAGAATCCGATCCCGGACAACGCGAGCAAGGAGCTCCGCGCACTCGCGCAGTACCTGCGGAAACTGCGGGCCAACGCGGGGCTCAACTTCCGCGCGATGGCCGTACACCCGGACGGTGGCCGGTACTCCGCCATCACCTTCCAGCGCGCGGCGTCCGGTGAGCGGATCCGGCGGAAGGGGGCCGACGGCAAACAGATCGTGGCGGGTGAGCAGATCCCGTCCGAGAAGGTCGCCGAGGCGTTCGCGCGGGTCTGCGGCGGCGACGTGGCGAAGGCTCGGAAGCTGCGCCGGGAGGCCGCCCGAGCCGATGCCTGGCGCAGCGTCCGGCACGCCTACAACAGGGCGCTGCGGGAGGGCTGGGATGCCGGCGATCCGCCGCCGCGGCACATCTCCCCCAGTGAGGTCGTCAGTCTCCGTGACCTGCGCACCGCCATGCGGTTCATCCGCCTCCAGGCCGGGGGCCCCTCCAGCCGCGAGCTCGAGGGCGCGGACCCGACCGGCCACCTCCGCCACACCACCCTCGACCGCGTCCTCAACCACCGCGCCAAGCCCCGTCTGCCGACCCCGGAACTCTTCGAGGCCTTCCTCGTCGGCTGCAACGTGGCCGAGCGCCACAGGAAGGCCTGGAAGAACGCCTACCAGCGTCTCGTCGACGCCGACGAACGGCTCAGCGCCCGCGCGGACGCCCGTGAGGCCCGCGCCACCACCGACCCCGACTGGCACACCTGGGGCCTGGACACCCAGGAGCGCCAGGACCGCATGGAGGAGATCAAGCGGAAGATCGGGCACCTGGTCGACCGGGACTGGTACGACGAGCAGCTCGACCACGAGCGCGACAAGGAGTTCAACGAGCAGGTCGCCTACATCGACAGCCTCACCGCCGAGGAGCTCGACAAGCTCCAGCGCGAGGCCACCGCCGATCACCGGCAGGCGGACAGACAGTTGCTCGCCGACATGGCGAAGCGGGCCCGCCCCGCCGACCGGACACAGCCCCTCCGGGCCGTCCCCAAGCCGCGGCGCAGCGGGCCGTGAGCCAGGTGCCGGGACGGCCTGCGGCCGCGGGGGCGGGGGCGGGGGCGGTGTCTTGACGGGTGGGTGCGCGATCGGAACGGGCTGCGGCTGTGGGTTGGGATACTTCGGGCATGACGCATCCCGCCCCCGCTGTTCGGCCCGCCGTGGACGTCGACGATTCCCGCACGTGGCCCCCGGCCCTGGCGGACCTCGTCGGCCGGCTCGCAGACGATGTCGACCTGGCCGAGGCCGACCGGGACGAGTACGTCGACCTTGACCTGGACGCCTACGAGGACGACGTGCTCGCTCTGCTCGACGGCCACCTGGTCCGCGCCCTGCACTGCACCCGGCTCCTCGACTACGAGGCTGATGCCATCCGCGCCGAGGGCCTTCGCCTGCTCGACGAGGACCTCGTCAACGACCGGCTCGACCAAGCCCGGGAGCGTGGACTGTTCACCGACGCCGAGCACACGCTGCTGCGCTCGGGGCACCGGCTGGCACCCGGTCGCAGAGTCATGGGGAGCAGCGGCGAGGTCTGCTTGACCCTGTCCGCCGAAGCGACCGCCCACCACACTCACGGGGCCCGGCCGCTGCTGACCAACTGGGGAGGCGAGGTGGTCTACTCACCGCACTGCGACACCGACCCCGGCCTCGCGGCGAAGCTGCGCAGCCTCGGCCGACCCGCGCTCGTCACCGCCCACCTCGACCTCGCGTACCCGGGCGACCACAAGGTCTCCAAGTCGTTGGTGCACACCTTCGTCGGCAAAGCCATCGGTCACACACCGGCCAACGCCGACGTCTTCTACCGGGCCCCGGTCCCCGCGTCCCACATCGCATCCATCGTCTTCCCCGGCGACCTCGGCTATGACCGCATCCCCGGCCTCCCCCGAAACTGACCAACCGGCACGGCGTAACGCGGGGGCAAGGCGGACGTCTTGGCGGACGTGGAGGGCAGATCGGGGCATGGCGGCCCCTTGGTGGGTAGCGGGGATGGCTGCGGCGCCCCGGTTGGGTCGGTTCCGGGGCGCGGGGCCGGGCTGTGCCGGGTGCTCGGAGATGCAAGAGCTGTCACCGCCTTAGGGGGCCGGTGACAGGACGGCGGGGACACGCGGCGCAGCGCGGGGCGGTCGGGGCCGAGGAGTGGGGCCTGGCGTCCCCTGGTGAGGGGCTCTCCCCGGGCCGGTGACAGGCAGACAGGTTCCGGTGGCCCGGGCGGTCTTTGGGGACGGGCGCCGGCAGCGGGGCGCACCGTGGCCGGCCGGGGCGACGCGGGCGTGGAGCGTGGGCATCCCCAGCGGCTGGGTGGCCGACGGGATCGCCGGGGGCGGCGCTGGCTGCCGCGGCCCGGGATGTGCCCGGGGCGGCCCGGGGTATGTACGGCCCCGGGCCGCCCTCGGGGGTGCGGCTGCGCGGGCTGCCAGCCGGGGCACCGGGGGGTTGAGCGGCCGGGCCGGAACCCGTGCGCAGCCGGAACGGGGTCCCCGCAGGGGGTTCGGGAACGGTCCGTCGCCTCATCCAACGACCGGCCCCGTCCCGGGACACCCCCGGCGCCCTGGGACGCGCCGTAGGCGGGGGCAGGCCGGTGCAGGGGCCGGTCGCGCTCGGGGGTCCGCGACCGGCCCGCCTACCCATCAGCGTCACCAGCCACGGCGGACCCGTCCACCAGGCGCCACTACGCACACCGCCACCCGAGCACACCGGTCCCCCACCCGGACCACCGCCAGGCCGGCCGCCCGCGGCACAGCGGCCCCGGGCCGCCAGGTCCGGGATTGACCACCTCGAGGAGCTCGTTCATGCGCGGATCGTCGAAGCCCTCGACGTCGCTGTCGGCGTCGAGCCGTCCGGGGGCCAGGTCGTACAGGGTCAGCCCGTCACCGCGTGGGGTGTGGAGCAGCAGGAGGCGCGGCCCGTTGGTCTCGCGGTTCCAGACCGGGAGGAGCCGTCGGTGAACCAGGCCGGCCTCGTCATTGAGCCGGTCCGGCGCGCCGGCAGTCGGCCGGCCCTCGTCGTGGAGCGGGTCCACCCCAGTCGCCGAGCAGTGCGGTGGAGGCCGACCCCCGGGCCGGACGGAGCCCGCGGCCCGGGACGGGCAGCGGAGCGACAGCACCCCTGCACCGGCGACGCCGGGCGCAGCGAAGGCCTCGGCGAGGATGAGGCGGACGTGGCGTTCGTCGACGCCGGCTTCCCGGGCGGCCCGGATCCTGGCGGTGATGTCGCCGGGCAGGCGTCCGGTGGGTCGCGGCGCCCAGGTACCGGTGTCGTCGGCGCCCGCTGGGCCGTGGCCGGTCACGGGCGCGTCCTGGCGGCCGGGCACGCCGGTTCGTGCCAGACGGTGGTCACCGCGGTCCCGCCCGGGAGTCGGCGCTCCGTGGTCCAGGTCCGGCAGCAGAACACGGCCGGAGACGGACCGGGCTCTTCCACCCCGGCGGCCGACGGAGAAGGCGCAGCGGTGCGGGCGCTCGGCCTGCGGCGCCGCGGGCGCTGCGCGGGAGAGCTCGTCATCTCCCGCGTGTCCCACGCCCGTCGATCACCCAACCCCGGTGCTACCCGGACGGGGCAGCCCAACAGGGCCGGGTGTCCGCCCGCGCAGTGCCCAGGCGCAGGTGCAGGTGCAGGCTGCATCCGAAGCCCGGACAGCCTTCGCCGTCGGGAGTGACGTCCGCCAGGCCACCCTCGGGCGCCTGGAGGAACTCGCTACCTCGGACGGATGCCCGTCGCTCGTCCTTGCCCGGCAGGCATTTCCCGTGTCAGCGAAGGAGAGGGGCGCTGAGGGCGCCCAGGAGCGCGGTCTGCTGCTCGGTCAGCTTCCCCTCGGTGCGAGCCTTGTCCTGCTTGCGCAGCCAGGTGCCCGGCCGGAACGTCGGGTCGTCGCCGAGGCCGGTGCGGTTGGCCGGACCGTCGAGGGTTCCGCCGGCTGCGAGGTAGGCGAGCAGGCGCCGGTAGGAGCGGTTCCAGTCCGGCTCCAGTCGCCACAGCTCGTCCAGGGCGTCGAGCTTCGCCGTCTGGTCGGGGGTGAGGTTCTCGGCCTTGCGCTGGCGGCGCATCCACGCGCCCACGGCGTAGTCGTCCAGCTTCGCGGTCGCCGGGATGGCGAGGTGGCCGTGCTGGTGGTGGAACGCGGCGGCGTAGGCGGCCCCGCGTTCCCAGGCGTTGGCGTTCTTCGACCAGATCATGCCGAGCGCGTCCAGCTCCGAGATCCGCGCGGCATCGAGCAGGCCCTGGCCGTTCAGGTGGCGCTGGCGGGTGAGCCAGGAGATCAGCTCCGCGTGCTTCGCCTTGTCGGTGGGGTCGAGGTGGCCGTGCTCGATGTGGAACCGCGTCGCCAGGCCGTGCATCCGCTGCCACTCGACCGCGCGCGGGTTGAACGCCCGCAGCTTCACCGCCTGGAGGATCGCGCCCGCGTGGTGGCGGGCGTTGATCTTCAGCCACTCGACCGGCGACTCCCCC
The Kitasatospora paranensis genome window above contains:
- a CDS encoding helicase associated domain-containing protein, whose amino-acid sequence is MLRAVADLGLRRVITFHSRVTAAREFAGTLPESAELLPDADRPERIWAKAIAGTDKLKHRKQAFTEFKAHTGDDGEECGILCNARLLSEGIDVRAVDAICFADPKSSVIDIVQAVGRALRQSYRQGKVSWVIIPVYLPSPDVGDDTATADPAEVHDAGEAVKAEADTEIEASSFRTIWRVLRALAAHDARVVGRITELRAHRSQGSAHTTTTGASEDEAAGAGPAEGEQPAAGESPVEWLKINARHHAGAILQAVKLRAFNPRAVEWQRMHGLATRFHIEHGHLDPTDKAKHAELISWLTRQRHLNGQGLLDAARISELDALGMIWSKNANAWERGAAYAAAFHHQHGHLAIPATAKLDDYAVGAWMRRQRKAENLTPDQTAKLDALDELWRLEPDWNRSYRRLLAYLAAGGTLDGPANRTGLGDDPTFRPGTWLRKQDKARTEGKLTEQQTALLGALSAPLLR